The following proteins are encoded in a genomic region of Drosophila miranda strain MSH22 chromosome 4, D.miranda_PacBio2.1, whole genome shotgun sequence:
- the LOC108162679 gene encoding protein FAM92A isoform X1, giving the protein MFRRGKLSFLNTKDDRIKIINERITLTERHLMEMCSAFALVTRKMAKYRDSFDELAKGVKGYADEEEINESLSTGLKSFTNAVTIMGDYMDINVHRLEHKIVNEMTSFEQLCKSTRDNLRLAVIARDKEVLRQRQMLEIKSKFAANNSAADSELFKAKMEVARTNKEIDEIIGNFEQRKLRELKQILSDFILISMKQHTKALEVLSASYYDISSIDEHDDFLEFQKLMKTKEEPAQRKGALKKGLRSQSMDSLDHEQLVSPLKRHQKLSRSSKNLAGAGIPHGKKLELEQEEAETDGHEDQEADDDNEEGTEQSGDDDDEDEESGTASDDEREPAEATTPTLRDNVFGVKPRTTSKEAANPSANMAAPLKPIRTSVKHPFKAVASTHVKRRRPGRGSTGRSAAGRLVTVVKSKSSSTTQPPV; this is encoded by the exons ATGTTTCGCCGTGGCAAATTGTCGTTTCTAAACACCAAAGACGACCGCATTAAGATTATAAATGAGCGTATAACGCTGACCGAACGCCACTTAATGGAAATGTGTTCGGCATTCGCTTTGGTAACAAGGAAAATGGCCAA ATACCGAGACTCGTTCGATGAGCTGGCAAAGGGTGTCAAGGGCTATGCAGATGAAGAGGAAATCAACGAAAGCCTCTCGACTGGTCTAAAGAGCTTCACAAATGCAGTCACAATAATGGGCGACTACATGGACATTAATGTACATCGTCTGGAGCATAAA ATTGTCAATGAGATGACTTCATTTGAGCAGCTCTGCAAGTCCACGCGCGACAATCTCCGACTGGCGGTCATTGCCCGGGACAAAGAGGTGTTGCGCCAACGCCAGATGCTGGAGATCAAGTCAAAGTTTGCGGCCAATAAT AGTGCTGCCGACTCAGAGCTCTTCAAGGCCAAGATGGAAGTAGCGCGTACGAACAAAGAGATTGACGAGATAATCGGCAACTTTGAGCAGCGAAAGCTACGCGAACTCAAGCAGATACTCAGCGACTTCATCCTCATCTCCATGAAGCAGCACACCAAGGCCCTGGAAGTGCTCAGCGCCAGCTACTATGACATTAGCAGCATTGATGAGCATGACGACTTTCTCGAATTCCAGAAGCTAATGAAAACCAAAGAGGAGCCTGCCCAGCGCAAGGGGGCACTGAAGAAGGGTCTGCGCTCGCAGTCAATGGACAGCCTGGATCACGAGCAGTTGGTCAGTCCACTAAAGCGGCATCAGAAGCTGTCCAGAAGCAGTAAGAATTTGGCTGGTGCGGGCATACCCCATGGCAagaagctggagctggagcaggaaGAGGCGGAGACTGATGGGCACGAAGACCAGGAGGCCGACGACGACAATGAGGAG GGGACTGAACAAAGTGGGGATGACGACGATGAAGATGAAGAGTCCGGCACGGCCTCGGATGATGAGCGTGAGCCAGCCGAAGCCACCACGCCCACTCTACGAGATAATGTGTTCGGTGTGAAGCCAAGAACCACCAGCAAAGAGGCAGCAAATCCTTCAGCTAATATGGCGGCTCCACTGAAACCCATCCGCACGAGTGTTAAACATCCCTTCAAGGCGGTGGCTTCGACGCAT GTGAAGAGACGGCGACCAGGACGCGGCTCGACCGGAAGAAGCGCCGCCGGTCGCCTGGTAACCGTTGTTAAATCGAAGTCCTCCTCCACCACACAGCCCCCCGTTTGA
- the LOC108162679 gene encoding protein FAM92A isoform X2 has product MFRRGKLSFLNTKDDRIKIINERITLTERHLMEMCSAFALVTRKMAKYRDSFDELAKGVKGYADEEEINESLSTGLKSFTNAVTIMGDYMDINVHRLEHKIVNEMTSFEQLCKSTRDNLRLAVIARDKEVLRQRQMLEIKSKFAANNSAADSELFKAKMEVARTNKEIDEIIGNFEQRKLRELKQILSDFILISMKQHTKALEVLSASYYDISSIDEHDDFLEFQKLMKTKEEPAQRKGALKKGLRSQSMDSLDHEQLVSPLKRHQKLSRSSKNLAGAGIPHGKKLELEQEEAETDGHEDQEADDDNEEGTEQSGDDDDEDEESGTASDDEREPAEATTPTLRDNVFGVKPRTTSKEAANPSANMAAPLKPIRTSVKHPFKAVASTHVRLQKQFKVPEH; this is encoded by the exons ATGTTTCGCCGTGGCAAATTGTCGTTTCTAAACACCAAAGACGACCGCATTAAGATTATAAATGAGCGTATAACGCTGACCGAACGCCACTTAATGGAAATGTGTTCGGCATTCGCTTTGGTAACAAGGAAAATGGCCAA ATACCGAGACTCGTTCGATGAGCTGGCAAAGGGTGTCAAGGGCTATGCAGATGAAGAGGAAATCAACGAAAGCCTCTCGACTGGTCTAAAGAGCTTCACAAATGCAGTCACAATAATGGGCGACTACATGGACATTAATGTACATCGTCTGGAGCATAAA ATTGTCAATGAGATGACTTCATTTGAGCAGCTCTGCAAGTCCACGCGCGACAATCTCCGACTGGCGGTCATTGCCCGGGACAAAGAGGTGTTGCGCCAACGCCAGATGCTGGAGATCAAGTCAAAGTTTGCGGCCAATAAT AGTGCTGCCGACTCAGAGCTCTTCAAGGCCAAGATGGAAGTAGCGCGTACGAACAAAGAGATTGACGAGATAATCGGCAACTTTGAGCAGCGAAAGCTACGCGAACTCAAGCAGATACTCAGCGACTTCATCCTCATCTCCATGAAGCAGCACACCAAGGCCCTGGAAGTGCTCAGCGCCAGCTACTATGACATTAGCAGCATTGATGAGCATGACGACTTTCTCGAATTCCAGAAGCTAATGAAAACCAAAGAGGAGCCTGCCCAGCGCAAGGGGGCACTGAAGAAGGGTCTGCGCTCGCAGTCAATGGACAGCCTGGATCACGAGCAGTTGGTCAGTCCACTAAAGCGGCATCAGAAGCTGTCCAGAAGCAGTAAGAATTTGGCTGGTGCGGGCATACCCCATGGCAagaagctggagctggagcaggaaGAGGCGGAGACTGATGGGCACGAAGACCAGGAGGCCGACGACGACAATGAGGAG GGGACTGAACAAAGTGGGGATGACGACGATGAAGATGAAGAGTCCGGCACGGCCTCGGATGATGAGCGTGAGCCAGCCGAAGCCACCACGCCCACTCTACGAGATAATGTGTTCGGTGTGAAGCCAAGAACCACCAGCAAAGAGGCAGCAAATCCTTCAGCTAATATGGCGGCTCCACTGAAACCCATCCGCACGAGTGTTAAACATCCCTTCAAGGCGGTGGCTTCGACGCATGTAAGACTGCAGAAGCAATTCAAAGTGCCAGAGCACTAG
- the LOC108162682 gene encoding heat shock factor-binding protein 1, with translation MTELRNEMDSDLDQNYSLNSNAAMDPKNMQELTIYVQNLLQNVQDKFQTMSDQIITRIDDMGNRIDDLEKSIADLMNQAGIEGQIPEK, from the exons ATGACCGAACTGCGCAACGAAATGGACAGCGACCTGGACCAGAACTACTCGCTCAACAGCAATGCTGCGATGGACCCCAAGAATATGCAGGAGCTGACCATATAC GTACAAAATCTGTTGCAGAACGTGCAGGACAAGTTCCAGACCATGTCTGATCAGATAATCACACGTATCGATGACATGGGCAACCGCATCGATGATCTGGAGAAGAGCATCGCGGACCTGATGAACCAGGCTGGGATCGAGGGCCAGATACCGGAGAAATGA
- the LOC108162680 gene encoding KRR1 small subunit processome component homolog encodes MSDSEEETKQNTDPVDNAWSLKIPAFRQEDNPHGMVEESSFATLFPKYREKYLREVWPLVEQCVAEHQLKAELDLVEGSMVVKTTRKTWDPYIIIKSRDMIKLMARSVPFEQAKRVLQDDIGCDIIKIGNLVHKKEKFVKRRQRLIGPNGATLKSIELLTDCYVLVQGNTVSALGPYKGLQQVRDIVLETMNNVHPIYNIKALMIKRELMKDPKLANEDWSRFLPKFKNKNISKRKQPKAKKPKKEYTPFPPAQPESKIDKQLASGEYFLNQEQKQAKRNQERSAKQADAAKKQDERRNKDFVPPTEEAPNRKRQAEDSSSSKVDVKALKAKLVKANKKSKS; translated from the coding sequence ATGAGTGACAGCGAGGAAGAGACAAAGCAGAATACGGACCCAGTGGACAATGCCTGGTCGTTAAAGATTCCCGCCTTTAGGCAAGAGGACAATCCACATGGCATGGTGGAGGAGAGCTCCTTTGCCACGCTCTTTCCCAAGTATCGCGAGAAGTACCTGCGGGAAGTGTGGCCGCTGGTGGAGCAATGTGTGGCAGAGCACCAGCTGAAGGCGGAGCTGGACCTGGTTGAGGGCAGCATGGTGGTGAAGACGACCCGAAAGACCTGGGACCCGTACATCATCATCAAATCGCGCGACATGATCAAGCTGATGGCTCGCAGCGTGCCCTTCGAGCAGGCGAAACGTGTTCTGCAGGACGACATTGGCTGTGACATAATCAAGATCGGCAATCTGGTCCACAAGAAGGAAAAGTTTGTGAAGCGGCGACAGCGACTGATCGGACCCAATGGCGCCACACTCAAATCGATCGAGCTGCTTACCGACTGCTACGTCCTGGTCCAGGGCAACACTGTGTCGGCACTGGGGCCGTACAAGGGCCTGCAACAGGTGCGTGACATTGTGCTGGAAACCATGAACAACGTGCACCCCATCTACAACATCAAGGCGCTGATGATTAAGCGCGAGCTGATGAAGGATCCCAAACTGGCGAACGAGGACTGGTCTCGTTTCCTGCCCAAGTTCAAGAACAAGAACATAAGCAAACGCAAGCAGCCGAAGGCCAAGAAGCCCAAGAAGGAGTACACACCCTTCCCGCCGGCCCAGCCGGAGAGCAAAATCGACAAGCAGCTGGCCTCTGGTGAATACTTCCTCAACCAAGAGCAGAAACAGGCCAAGAGGAACCAGGAGCGCAGTGCCAAGCAGGCCGATGCGGCCAAGAAGCAGGACGAGCGTCGTAACAAGGACTTTGTGCCACCCACAGAAGAGGCTCCCAATCGCAAGCGCCAAGCCGAGGACAGCTCCAGCAGCAAGGTGGATGTCAAGGCTCTCAAAGCGAAGCTGGTCAAGGCAAACAAGAAGTCCAAGAGCTGA
- the LOC108162677 gene encoding epidermal growth factor receptor kinase substrate 8-like protein 1 has protein sequence MVNHHSNGGGSAGNSSGSLRGGGGGAHGGGDYSGDDRSGGGEERERLDGDLHDKPTYLLEHLATFTVNKESGIVYPADGMRRLLQLEKTTGIWSQKMQLCLDYQWVLIMDYETGNIIERFPASLVQEPTAFTSNDAMELYNNILVFIVSGGGGSRSEMHIFQSQSVSAVHLVEDLKQLRSGKMITQQRGATPTQSAGASGMAMMMSKTSSSSSHSRAELHQQREQRGDRERDRERERDRERERDRERESHHHMHQRSSVEQYGMRGGGAVTEVDLGHNGETDSEHGGVNERDETSSTSSEKYERDVAVLNHCFDDIEKFIARLQHAAAASRELERRRRNRKSKKRDPGEGLLTLRTRPPHEKEFVDIFAKFKLSFNLLAKLKAHIHDPNAPELVHFLFTPLALIVEASSDTYYESQLPARVVNPLLTREAINLLINCVTSKETELWRSLGDAWVIPRDQWKDDVGSYHPVFLDGWSPDYLINDELEPTSPPAHVSKRRLEVQAGPGHGSGLNGRGPPGGGVYDDYDTGNGMAMAMGMGMGIEKYTIHHGNDRERERDRDRDRAGAISASDFNTRSELSFDSIERGGAAGHGPGPGAGPTLSAITAGLQNLHTRDSRDGNGGRGGGGGGGGYGPGAGAASELSVAGGRATNVSDDQMLESWLEDLQTGGSKIVLVTYPRTANNDKELSVMRGEYLEILDDTRKWWKARNMRGHVAHVPHTIVTPFNYGDGDGAQYYGQPPQQQQQTLTQGGPASKSRPGDNPGMEQRSPDPTDMMRSKHLGKKGEFRYF, from the exons ATGGTCAACCATCATTCAAATGGCGGCGGCAGTGCCGgaaacagcagcggcagcctgCGAGGCGGCGGCGGAGGGGCCCACGGTGGTGGCGACTACTCCGGCGATGATCGGAGTGGCGGCGGCGAGGAGCGCGAGAGATTGGACGGTGATCTGCACGATAAACCCACCTACCTGCTGGAGCACCTGGCCACCTTTACTGTGAACAAGGAGTCGGGCATTGTGTACCCAGCGGATGGTATGCGCCGTCTGCTCCAGCTGGAGAAGACCACGGGCATCTGGTCGCAGAAGATGCAGCTCTGCCTCGACTACCAGTGGGTGCTCATCATGGACTACGAAACGGGG AACATCATTGAGCGTTTCCCGGCCTCACTTGTCCAGGAGCCCACGGCCTTCACCTCCAACGATGCCATGGAGCTGTACAACAACATTCTCGTTTTCATTGTAtccggcggcggcggctcccGCTCCGAGATGCACATATTCCAG TCACAAAGCGTATCCGCCGTGCATTTGGTGGAGGATCTGAAGCAGCTGCGCAGCGGCAAGATGATCACACAGCAGCGCGGGGCCACTCCCACGCAGTCGGCAGGAGCCTCCGGTATGGCCATGATGATGAGCAAGACCTCCTCTTCGTCTTCGCACAGCCGGGCCGAGCTCCACCAGCAAAGGGAGCAGCGCGGTGACCGGGAGAGAGACAGGGAACGCGAGAGGgatagagagagggagcgaGACCGGGAGCGGGAGAGTCACCATCACATGCACCAAAGGAGCAGCGTGGAGCAGTATGGAATGCGAGGCGGCGGAGCCGTGACCGAAGTGGACCTGGGCCACAACGGGGAGACGGATTCGGAGCACGGTGGAGTCAACGAGCGGGACGAGACGAGCTCCACCTCCAGCGAGAAGTACGAGCGGGACGTGGCCGTGCTCAATCATTGCTTCGACGATATTGAAAAGTTTATAGCGCGGCTGCAgcacgccgccgccgcctcaaGGGAGCTGGAGAGGCGCAGGAGGAACCGGAAGTCAAAGAAGCGAGACCCAGGAGAGGGCCTGCTCACACTGAGGACACGGCCACCACACGAGAAGGAGTTCGTGGATATATTCGCCAAATTCAAGCTGTCGTTCAACCTGCTGGCCAAGCTGAAGGCACACATCCATGACCCGAACGCCCCGGAGCTGGTGCACTTCCTCTTCACCCCACTGGCCCTCATCGTGGAGGCCTCAAGCGACACCTACTACGAGTCACAACTGCCGGCGCGCGTCGTCAACCCGCTGCTGACGCGGGAGGCCATCAATCTGCTCATCAACTGCGTTACCAGCAAGGAGACGGAGCTGTGGCGGTCTCTGGGCGATGCCTGGGTCATTCCACGCGACCAGTGGAAGGACGACGTCGGCTCCTACCACCCCGTCTTCCTCGACGGCTGGTCCCCCGACTACCTTATCAACGACGAGCTGGAGCCCACATCCCCGCCAGCTCATGTGAGCAAGCGACGTCTGGAGGTTCAGGCCGGACCTGGCCACGGCTCCGGATTGAACGGACGGGGCCCGCCAGGCGGAGGCGTCTACGATGACTACGACACTGGGAATggcatggccatggccatgggcatgggcatgggcatcgAGAAGTACACCATCCACCATGGCAACGATCGGGAGAGGGAACGCGATCGGGATAGGGATCGTGCAGGTGCCATCAGTGCCTCAGACTTCAATACCCGCAGCGAGCTGTCCTTCGACTCGATCGAGCGGGGTGGAGCAGCGGGCCATGGCCCAGGGCCTGGGGCAGGACCCACACTAAGCGCCATCACCGCGGGCCTCCAGAACCTCCACACGCGAGACTCCCGTGACGGAAacggaggaagaggaggaggaggaggcggtggCGGATATGGGCCAGGTGCTGGAGCCGCCTCAGAGTTGTCGGTGGCAGGTGGACGCGCGACCAATGTCAGCGACGACCAGATGCTCGAGTCCTGGCTGGAGGATCTGCAGACGGGAGGCTCGAAGATTGTGCTGGTCACCTATCCGCGTACCGCCAACAACGACAAGGAGCTCAGTGTAATGCGAGGCGAATACCTGGAG ATCCTCGATGACACCCGGAAGTGGTGGAAGGCGCGCAATATGCGCGGCCATGTGGCCCATGTCCCTCACACGATCGTCACGCCGTTCAACTATGGTGACGGCGACGGGGCCCAGTACTATGGACagccgccgcagcagcagcagcagaccctGACGCAGGGGGGTCCTGCCAGCAAGTCTCGACCAGGG GACAACCCTGGAATGGAACAGCGATCCCCCGATCCCACGGATATGATGCGCAGCAAGCATCTGGGGAAGAAGGGCGAGTTCCGTTACTTCTAG
- the LOC108162681 gene encoding uncharacterized protein LOC108162681 codes for MNVWKAKVLTEVPFGHVLVVSGRVKPHPNKISLDLTDNVNAQNESETVFLKIEANFREGQIIRSMFQPGEGWQQEEISKNWKSDGPKNPLIPGQSFTFRVAVLQRCFEIYVNDQLYGSFEFVKFPKQINYVRAYGDFEKITQFHHRMLFPLVFPRTLMCPDRIAFQSDVPRRYETGTVVAMECIAKGPPTTEFSICFQCNDTGRTVLRFQVNFDRTTVSRSYQREDNSFASDDEETEGEFPFVRGKLFKIAFGLGDRAFLIAVNGQYFTYYNFPVRPFSISTLKCFTNDVGDFAVRSLEYHSDSPLLARVEKLSII; via the exons ATGAACGTGTGGAAGGCAAAGGTGCTCACGGAGGTGCCCTTCGGGCATGTGCTCGTCGTCAGTGGACGCGTCAAGCCACATCCCAATAA AATCTCCCTGGACCTTACGGACAATGTAAACGCGCAGAACGAGAGCGAGACGGTCTTCCTGAAGATCGAGGCCAACTTCCGGGAGGGCCAGATCATCCGGAGCATGTTCCAGCCCGGCGAGGGATGGCAGCAGGAGGAGATCTCCAAGAACTGGAAAAGCGATGGTCCCAAGAACCCCCTGATACCCGGCCAGAGTTTCACCTTCCGCGTGGCTGTGCTCCAGCGCTGCTTCGAGATCTACGTGAACGATCAGCTGTACGGATCCTTCGAGTTCGTCAAGTTCCCCAAGCAAATCAACTATGTGCGAGCCTATGGCGACTTCGAGAAGATCACCCAGTTCCACCACCGCATGCTGTTTCCCCTGGTCTTCCCGCGCACCCTCATGTGCCCCGACCGCATCGCCTTCCAGAGCGACGTGCCCCGCCGCTACGAGACGGGCACCGTCGTGGCCATGGAGTGCATCGCCAAGGGTCCACCCACCACGGAATTCTCCATCTGTTTCCAATGCAACGACACCGGACGCACTGTGCTCCGCTTTCAGGTGAACTTTGACAGAACGACCGTCTCCCGGAGCTACCAGCGCGAGGACAACAG CTTTGCCAGCGACGACGAGGAGACCGAGGGCGAGTTCCCATTCGTGCGGGGCAAGCTCTTCAAGATCGCCTTTGGGCTCGGGGATCGCGCATTCCTGATCGCCGTCAATGGACAGTACTTTACGTACTACAACTTCCCGGTGCGCCCCTTCTCGATATCCACCCTCAAGTGCTTCACCAATGACGTGGGCGACTTTGCCGTCAGGAGCCTGGAGTACCACTCCGATTCCCCGCTACTGGCCCGCGTAGAGAAGCTATCCATCATCTAA
- the LOC108163625 gene encoding uncharacterized protein LOC108163625 → MDLIKEINDKYMALESEIDQKLEKVQAEELKLERETEKLAKISIHPPPPKVLSYEEALLRNTNTLKSLELAKARLRSRITYSPVEKLLHEALDNYRKELESLQAAVKDNDEANEIKEEQNLYDLVMQNVIEATGKGSLKKPTSQNADDNRRH, encoded by the exons atggACCTTATAAAGGAAATTAATGACAAATACATGGCATTGGAGTCGGAAATTGATCAGAAACTGGAGAAAGT TCAGGCTGAGGAGCTGAAGCTGGAACGCGAGACCGAGAAGCTGGCCAAGATTTCGATCCATCCGCCGCCACCTAAAGTCCTGTCATACGAAGAGGCTCTGTTAAGGAACACAAACACCCTCAAG TCGCTGGAACTGGCCAAGGCTCGTCTAAGGTCACGCATCACCTACTCGCCGGTGGAGAAACTACTGCACGAGGCCCTAGACAACTACAGAAAAGAGCTGGAGTCCCTGCAGGCGGCGGTGAAGGATAATGACGAGGCCAACGAAATAAAGGAGGAGCAAAACCTTTACGACCTGGTCATGCAGAATGTTATAGAAGCCACCGGCAAAGGGAGCCTAAAGAAGCCGACGTCACAAAATGCCGACGACAATCGCCGCCATTGA
- the LOC108163624 gene encoding probable serine hydrolase encodes MAQARLATTTSLTSSALGLSAASKTNGVVEEQLGADSWEEFSIDVPWGTLAGKWWGSRNKQPIIALHGWQDNCGSFDRLCPLLTADCAVLAIDLPGHGKSSHYPQGMQYFIFWDGICLIRRIVRKYNWKNVTLLGHSLGGALTFMYAASFPDEVAKLINIDIAGPTVRGIKRIAEGTGKALDKFLDYETLPESKQPCYSYDEMIKLVLDAYDGSVDEASVEILMQRGMRHNPTKDGYLFARDLRLKVSLLGMFTAEQTLAYARQIRCKVLNIRGTPGMKFETPQVYADVIATLKEHAAHVVYVEVPGTHHLHLVTPERVAPHINHFLRDL; translated from the exons ATGGCACAAGCACGACTGGCAACAACAACGTCACTGACATCGTCAGCTCTGGGGCTGTCGGCGGCGTCAAAGACAA ATGGCGTCGTTGAGGAACAGCTGGGAGCCGACAGCTGGGAGGAGTTCTCGATCGATGTACCGTGGGGCACTCTGGCAG GCAAGTGGTGGGGATCGCGCAATAAGCAGCCCATAATCGCTTTGCACGGATGGCAGGACAATTGTGGGAGCTTCGACAGGCTGTGCCCTCTGCTGACGGCTGACTGCGCAGTCCTGGCCATCGATCTGCCCGGCCACGGCAAGTCCTCACACTATCCACAGGGCATGCAGTACTTCATTTTCTGGGACGGCATCTGCCTGATCCGTCGCATCGTGCGCAAGTATAACTGGAAGAACGTCACCCTTCTCGGTCACTCCCTGGGCGGAGCGCTGACTTTCATGTACGCCGCCAGCTTCCCGGATGAGGTGGCCAAGCTGATCAACATTGACATTGCCGGGCCGACGGTGCGTGGCATTAAGCGGATTGCAGAGGGCACGGGCAAGGCGCTTGACAAATTCCTCGACTATGAGACGTTGCCCGAGAGCAAGCAGCCCTGCTACTCGTACGACGAGATGATCAAACTGGTGCTGGACGCCTACGATGGCTCCGTCGACGAGGCTTCGGTGGAGATCCTGATGCAGCGGGGCATGCGACACAACCCCACCAAGGATGGCTATCTCTTTGCGCGGGACCTGCGGCTCAAGGTGAGCCTGCTGGGCATGTTTACCGCGGAACAGACGTTGGCCTATGCTCGTCAGATCCGCTGCAAGGTGCTTAACATCCGCGGGACGCCCGGCATGAAGTTCGAGACTCCCCAGGTCTATGCGGATGTGATAGCCACGCTCAAGGAGCACGCTGCCCATGTGGTATACGTGGAAGTACCTGGCACCCATCACCTGCACCTGGTCACGCCGGAGCGGGTGGCACCGCACATCAATCATTTCCTGCGCGACCTGTAG
- the LOC108163623 gene encoding WW domain-binding protein 4, with amino-acid sequence MTEFWKSNERKYCDFCKCWLSDNKASIAFHEDGKRHKLNVAKRITDISRSSEKSERERLKMDADIRKMEDAAMRSYAQDIHGRADMTARSINTVMSAVAASGSSGSRGGTNAPGRGRQVDPMRLEGYSDEEEDNRRVAPGKVAADAAVPDASLWVEGKSDEGHTYYWNVKTNESVWKPPKEGYLSYEEYERINQLAINQQELSQEQESLRFRANADEEVARVNREKLKAFRKPETAKEKKQKEEKRLEFKTEEEAATKEIGQWQTVEVKAPEEPIDWELPQSDYYVPPPVVSTSREPEPPVKRFKEKTISGLDGEAAASVPSTFKKRKFANKGNARKRLDD; translated from the exons AT GACGGAATTCTGGAAATCAAACGAGCGCAAGTACTGCGACTTCTGCAAGTGCTGGCTGAGCGACAACAAAGCC AGCATCGCCTTCCACGAGGATGGCAAGCGACACAAGCTGAATGTGGCAAAGCGGATCACGGACATTAGCCGCAGCAGCGAAAAGTCTGAGCGGGAACGACTGAAGATGGACGCCGACATCCGTAAGATGGAGGATGCGGCCATGCGGTCGTATGCCCAAGATATACACGGCCGTGCCGACATGACCGCCCGTTCCATCAACACTGTGATGAGCGCAGTGGCCGCTTCCGGCAGCAGTGGATCCCGCGGCGGAACAAACGCCCCGGGCAGAGGGAGGCAGGTAGATCCCATGCGATTAGAGGGCTACTCCGACGAGGAAGAGGACAATCGGCGCGTGGCTCCCGGCAAAGTGGCCGCCGACGCTGCTGTGCCCGATGCCTCCCTGTGGGTGGAGGGAAAGTCGGATGAGGGCCACACCTACTACTGGAACGTAAAGACAAATGAGTCCGTGTGGAAGCCTCCCAAAGAGGGATACCTATCGTACGAGGAGTACGAGCGCATCAATCAACTGGCCATTAACCAGCAGGAGCTATCCCAGGAGCAGGAATCGCTCCGGTTTCGAGCCAATGCGGATGAAGAAGTGGCCCGCGTTAACCGAGAGAAGCTGAAGGCCTTCAGAAAACCAGAGACCGCCAAGGAGAAGAAGCAGAAGGAGGAAAAGAGACTGGAGTTCAAGACTGAAGAGGAGGCGGCAACCAAGGAGATTGGCCAGTGGCAGACAGTGGAAGTCAA AGCCCCCGAAGAGCCTATCGACTGGGAGTTGCCCCAGTCCGATTACTATGTACCCCCTCCCGTGGTGTCCACGTCCAGGGAGCCCGAGCCTCCGGTCAAGCGCTTCAAGGAAAAGACCATTTCCGGCCTGGACGGAGAGGCCGCCGCCAGTGTACCTTCAACATTCAAAAAACGCAAATTCGCTAACAAGGGCAATGCGCGGAAGCGTTTAGATGACTAG